The following are encoded in a window of Roseimaritima ulvae genomic DNA:
- a CDS encoding sialidase family protein, translating to MTPRPLPLTASLLLALLLTTSLTAADTPHEGSLDAFVSEAELDIQPVFKGGRFPNIVITTKGTLLATWGHQLIRSRRSQDGGQTWDDEVVIANSGIHGGGTTVDETTGDIFAFVETQHPPAPITVYRSTDDGKSWQPHESTIVPDSEGRKPSMHMNEHGITLRHGSHKGRLIRPTRYYGAGNRPESIWPTHFTNAIYSDDGGKTWQTSEPFPENGTGEATIAELSDGTLYYNSRRHWAPEGKNPRRRWVAFSHDGGQTWQDSDICKVLPDGPQNTNYGCMGGLVRLPVQGQDILVYSNCDSPDGRHHGTVWASFDGGKTWPIKRLVTEGSFAYSSLTAGRPGTPTEGWIYLHFESEGSSKVARFNLSWLLDGQPTGDGNVPDEVKR from the coding sequence ATGACGCCCCGCCCATTGCCACTGACCGCTTCCCTCCTACTGGCCCTGCTGCTAACGACCTCGCTTACCGCTGCGGACACTCCCCACGAAGGCAGTTTGGACGCATTTGTCAGCGAAGCCGAACTTGACATCCAACCCGTTTTCAAGGGCGGACGATTTCCCAACATTGTGATCACGACCAAGGGCACACTTCTGGCGACCTGGGGACATCAGCTGATCCGCTCGCGCCGCAGCCAAGACGGTGGCCAAACCTGGGACGATGAAGTTGTGATCGCCAACTCCGGCATCCATGGTGGCGGCACCACCGTCGATGAAACGACTGGTGACATTTTCGCGTTCGTCGAAACCCAACATCCCCCCGCCCCCATCACCGTTTATCGCAGCACGGACGACGGAAAGTCGTGGCAGCCGCACGAAAGCACCATCGTTCCCGATAGCGAAGGTCGGAAGCCTTCAATGCATATGAACGAGCATGGCATCACCTTGCGGCATGGTTCTCATAAAGGTCGCTTGATTCGTCCAACGCGGTATTACGGTGCGGGAAACCGGCCGGAAAGCATCTGGCCCACGCACTTCACCAACGCGATCTACAGCGACGACGGCGGCAAAACCTGGCAAACCAGTGAACCGTTTCCCGAAAATGGCACCGGCGAAGCCACCATCGCCGAATTGTCCGACGGCACGCTGTACTACAACTCGCGCCGGCACTGGGCACCGGAAGGCAAGAACCCGCGGCGCCGCTGGGTCGCGTTCAGTCACGATGGCGGACAGACATGGCAGGACAGCGACATCTGCAAAGTTCTGCCCGATGGACCGCAAAACACCAACTACGGTTGCATGGGCGGTCTGGTGCGACTGCCCGTCCAAGGCCAAGACATCCTGGTCTACAGCAATTGTGACAGCCCCGACGGGCGACACCACGGAACCGTCTGGGCCAGTTTTGACGGCGGCAAGACATGGCCCATTAAGCGGCTGGTCACCGAAGGTTCGTTCGCCTATTCGTCGCTGACCGCCGGCCGCCCCGGCACCCCCACCGAAGGCTGGATCTACCTGCACTTTGAAAGCGAAGGTTCTTCCAAGGTCGCCCGATTCAATCTCAGCTGGCTGCTCGACGGCCAGCCGACCGGCGATGGCAACGTGCCCGATGAAGTCAAAAGGTGA
- a CDS encoding sulfatase-like hydrolase/transferase produces MKFKSRCLCCPNSLATLSLALLVCLWGSVGPVGSAAGQDAAVAAPEKPNILWITSEDNGVSWVSCYGGTNVQTPAIDQLASEGFRYTHCFDNAAVCAPTRSCWITGMYGISNGTQPMRSRNLIPHDQIKYYPDLLRQAGYHTSNPGKTDYNIGGRPDKQCWDFKGGKGTSAFGWKYREPGQPFFAVVNITDSHESRAHGDVENTQHDPANMKLFAYHPDLPVIRKNYAKYADAVANMDRRVGTIIQALKKDGLYDDTIIIYNSDHGGVMARSKRFLYSSGVHCPLIVRIPEKWKALYPAERPGMTVDRIVSFVDMPKTWLSLAGAEIPDQFQGTVFLGDGVEPPPKYHLGFRERADERLDNVRLMRDERYAYHKNYMPYAPAGQHLAYLWKAPLTPAWEQHHRDSKTNAITGRFFEPRVSEEFYDNETDFDNVHNLIHAPEHQAKIVELKAALRAKQLELRDSGLMPEAMRERRAAAHNLTIYEMVRDETLYPLETYLDAADLALARDKANLRALVAQMSNADEVMRWWAVVGIHLLDQDAAPAADVLLAALQDDAHEVRMMAAWTLIKIGKPEPALKCLDQLLFEGTENEIMLKNVIDWIGQPALPLVKKYIEQGGTRQGRYGIGILGRIAQLQGW; encoded by the coding sequence GTGAAATTCAAATCCCGCTGTCTTTGTTGCCCGAATTCACTGGCTACCCTGTCGCTCGCCCTGCTGGTTTGTTTATGGGGTAGCGTTGGTCCTGTGGGAAGCGCGGCCGGCCAAGACGCCGCCGTCGCGGCCCCCGAAAAGCCGAACATTCTGTGGATCACCAGCGAGGATAACGGCGTCTCCTGGGTCAGCTGCTACGGGGGCACGAATGTGCAAACGCCGGCCATCGACCAACTGGCCAGCGAAGGGTTTCGCTATACCCATTGCTTCGACAACGCGGCTGTCTGTGCACCAACGCGATCGTGCTGGATCACCGGCATGTACGGGATCTCCAACGGCACCCAGCCGATGCGCAGCCGCAATCTGATCCCACATGACCAGATCAAGTACTACCCGGATCTGCTGCGGCAAGCCGGCTACCACACCTCCAACCCTGGCAAAACGGACTACAACATCGGCGGGCGCCCCGATAAACAGTGTTGGGATTTCAAAGGTGGCAAGGGCACATCCGCTTTCGGTTGGAAATATCGCGAACCCGGACAGCCGTTTTTCGCGGTCGTTAACATCACGGACAGTCACGAAAGCCGTGCCCATGGTGACGTCGAGAACACGCAGCACGATCCCGCGAACATGAAATTGTTTGCCTACCATCCAGACCTGCCCGTGATTCGAAAGAACTATGCGAAGTACGCCGATGCGGTGGCCAACATGGATCGCCGGGTGGGAACCATTATCCAGGCGCTCAAGAAAGATGGTTTGTATGACGACACCATCATCATCTACAACTCCGATCACGGTGGTGTGATGGCGCGGAGTAAACGCTTTTTGTACTCCAGCGGCGTGCACTGCCCGTTGATTGTTCGCATTCCCGAGAAGTGGAAAGCGCTCTATCCCGCAGAACGACCGGGGATGACGGTTGACCGAATTGTAAGCTTCGTCGACATGCCGAAAACCTGGCTGAGTTTGGCGGGCGCGGAGATCCCGGATCAGTTCCAAGGTACGGTCTTTCTGGGCGATGGGGTCGAGCCACCGCCAAAGTACCACCTCGGCTTTCGTGAACGCGCCGACGAACGGCTGGACAACGTCCGTTTGATGCGGGACGAGCGGTACGCCTATCACAAGAACTACATGCCATATGCACCCGCCGGACAACATCTGGCGTATCTATGGAAAGCCCCCCTGACACCGGCGTGGGAACAACACCACCGCGATAGCAAGACGAACGCGATCACCGGGCGTTTCTTTGAGCCTCGCGTCTCGGAAGAGTTTTATGATAACGAGACGGACTTTGATAACGTGCATAATCTAATTCATGCACCGGAGCATCAAGCCAAGATCGTCGAACTCAAGGCGGCCTTGCGTGCCAAGCAGTTGGAGCTGCGTGATTCGGGCCTGATGCCCGAAGCGATGCGAGAGCGACGGGCGGCGGCTCATAACCTGACGATCTACGAAATGGTGCGGGATGAAACGCTGTATCCGCTGGAAACGTATTTGGACGCCGCGGATCTAGCTCTTGCTCGCGACAAAGCCAACTTGCGAGCTTTGGTGGCTCAAATGTCCAACGCCGATGAAGTCATGCGTTGGTGGGCGGTAGTCGGCATTCATCTATTGGATCAGGACGCCGCTCCCGCCGCCGACGTCCTGCTGGCCGCGCTGCAGGACGACGCACACGAAGTTCGTATGATGGCCGCTTGGACGCTGATCAAGATCGGCAAACCGGAGCCCGCTCTGAAGTGCCTCGATCAGTTGTTGTTCGAGGGTACGGAAAATGAAATCATGTTGAAAAACGTGATCGACTGGATCGGCCAGCCCGCCCTGCCGCTGGTTAAAAAGTACATTGAACAGGGCGGAACTCGACAGGGTCGCTACGGGATCGGGATTTTAGGCCGGATCGCCCAATTGCAGGGCTGGTGA
- a CDS encoding YciI family protein has product MKYMLLIYGEEDSWTEDERQACMIESMAISRELQSQSKLLASAPLHSVDTATSVRVREGRRQITDGPFAETTEQLGGYYVLDVEDLDEAIAIAARLPPAKKGTVEIRPLFPLPEPPPSAS; this is encoded by the coding sequence ATGAAATACATGCTATTGATCTACGGCGAGGAAGACTCGTGGACCGAAGACGAACGTCAAGCTTGTATGATTGAATCGATGGCGATCAGCCGGGAATTGCAATCGCAGAGCAAGTTGCTCGCTTCGGCTCCGTTGCATTCGGTCGATACGGCCACCAGCGTGCGAGTGCGCGAAGGCCGACGGCAAATCACCGACGGTCCCTTCGCGGAAACCACCGAACAGCTCGGTGGCTACTACGTCCTGGACGTGGAGGATCTGGACGAAGCCATCGCGATCGCTGCCAGACTGCCGCCGGCGAAAAAGGGAACCGTGGAAATTCGGCCGCTGTTCCCGCTGCCGGAACCGCCGCCATCGGCAAGCTGA